One Vicia villosa cultivar HV-30 ecotype Madison, WI linkage group LG5, Vvil1.0, whole genome shotgun sequence genomic window, AACATCTAGGGTTACACGTCCTCTTTAGACTGAGCCCAAGAGTGAGCCGTGTTGAGGTCCATAGCAAGAGATATATGTCCTCAAAGTTGGTATCATGGGGCATTGTTTCAAGCAAGAGCAGCTCCCACAAGTCTGCAGCATACGTAGGAAAGCACTATGCAGCTACTGAGTACACCAAAAGCATACACAAAAACTTACTCAAAATGTCaaaaacttgttcactaagcgtAAGAAAAGTCCCACTCCAACAAAGTGCACATCATACACATTCACCTCACCCTATAAAACCAGAGGCTCACTCTCATTCACGGGGACTTCACTTTTCCAAAATCACTCCCTCTTCACTTCATTCTCTCCTCACTCTCTCATCATTCCCTTCTCCctctttctctcatctctctccctccataaagtttgttacaaaagtgtaacaaactctaacaacTTCAGAACTGAACCATAACCACACCTCGCTCTGAATCTGCACCATGACCTTAGCTTGATCATCTTCATCGAATCCTCTTGCTATCACCTTCATGGAAGaatcgtcatcatcatcaaaccGTGGATTCACCGTGAAGCTGCTTTTCTCTCGGTTCTTAGAGGCTGCGATGGcactctgagtttatttctcagagtGTGAGTACGTTCAAAGTGTATCAAGCATCAACATCATCTTCAAGATCTTGGTTCGAACGTGAAGAGGCGAAGCTTTCAGAAGATCTTCGTCCAAGAACTCTTTCAGGTAAGGTCCAGAATCTCTCTCAGCATGTTAGCTACATTTAATAGGTCATGTGCATCAGGATCTTGAACTCATATGTCTGTTGTGCTATGTGTTATACCGGTAGGAAGTGATTGTTCTTGAACAGTCTCGATTTGGTTGATATAATGCTTGTTTGCGTGTTCGAATCGTATATTCTAGATCTGTGAACGTTTAGAGTCCGACTATTGTGTTTGAAGTGAATTCTGGTAAAGTTGACTCAAGCTAGGGTTTGCAAGTTTGATTCGGATGGTATGATAGGAGGAGAATCGATGAAAAATAATGGCGGATCTGTGATCTATGTGAAAAACCGAGCAGAGCGGTGGTGTTTGTTCTGATTTCTGGAAATTCTGATCGGATCTCCGCCGTGAGGTGGCCGGAGAGGATGACCGGAGAGAGCTCCGACGTCCGTCTGTGATATGCATGCTTGCTTATTCCTTCCCTGACGTGTCTGCGTCCCATTTGTGGTTGTTCACTATTCATTTAATTTTGGGCTGTATGCATATGATTGAGTGGTGCGCTGGCGTATGGTAATTGGTGCAGATCTTTTTTGTTTTACTTGACTAAATTCCCCATGACCAATTGATATGTGGACTAAAGGCTTCAGGTTATGTCATGTTCAATTCCAATAATTAAATATCATATGGTAGAGTAATGACATGCTGAATACTGAATAGatgaaaaggaaataaaatgtGTCTTGGGCCACGAATCGGTATTTGATGCTTAGGCCTGCTTTCGTTTTGCTTATTCACCATGCTGTTACTAATGTAGTCTCATGTTTAAGCATTTGGGCCCTAGCGTCATTGCTTTCCTCACCCCGTGAATCAGGCCCAGTTTCATTCATAGCATAAAATCAGTTCATTTCCGAGATGCTGATGCACCCCCTGTTGGTATatagaaatataaaaaaaaatagtttctttttatttttcttttgtttgttaATTCATCTTGCTTaggtaaaaatgaaaataatttttcTTGACTAATTAGAATTTTAGGAAATACTTAGTTTCTTTTAGATTCTTAATGGttgatttctttgaattttgattggttctcacatagaaaataaatagtttcTTTTAGTTTCAATTTTTGGAAATagctttaaaaatgaataaaaatagtatTGTTTGTGAATGTTTTCTTTAATAGTTTAGagttttatttctcttatttttgtgaatatttttcaatACTTTGTGAAATGCCTAGAATGCCCTTGGATGCtaaagttgactttggtcaatTTGAATAACTCTTTTTAGTTAATCTCCTTTagatttagtttagattttaaataggaattagaataacaattagattagaaaataggttagttcccctcattcttttttcttttcaactttaatccatctaataaatacttgaaataaatccccttaaaaaagaatacaaagaaaacacttaaaacactaataatcaaagtgaaaattcttaaaaagggaatggaagcttgaacgctccttgctttagggaacgttcgagtgcttggatctcccttgctttagggttccattcaggcgtaagttcccaacttctaaaaaacacaaaccatagagtaactcgagtttcccttgctttagggatttcctcgaaacgctcaaactctcttctgtctctcgccctcgtggcattcttaagaacatgttgaatccattccataattaggcgtgtaagtctccaaaggtcgagcatcgtggagtgcgactttaacctctgttcaactaaaaaacacaaaaacatagaaaatatggagccgaactacggtcgctctgattccttgtaagggatacgtaggcattgggtcgcgggccctaagcgagcacacttgtaaataattctttcttttccccgtatttcttttgcattcattcgcatttaggtttagacatagatacaccctttagatagaaacaaacataggtggataccatcgagtacgatgggcgtgaggggtgctagcaccttccccttgcgtaaccgactcccgtgccctgttttctggtcgaaagaccttgttcttattctaaGTTAGGTTTCttggtattcctttcccgcgatgggatgaatatattagtggcgactctgatccatttttcgcggtagcgacaatacTCAACATCTTTTTCTGATCTGTCCTTTTGCTCAAGCTGTGTGGTTTTCTTCCGCGTTGGGGATCCATATTCCGCCAAATCCGGACCCGTGCTTATGGCTGGATGCTTGGTTGGGGCAGCAGAACTGTTTTATAGGGCAGATGGTTAGCACTATGATGTGGAAAATCTGGAAATCGCGCAATGAGTGTGTATTCTCAAATGCAAAAATCAATCCCATGAACGTAGGGAGAGAAGCGGGGAAGTATGTCCAGGAGTTTAATGCTGCAAATCCAGAGAAGTGCTTGAGAAAACGGATCCAGATGGGGAGCGAAGATATCGAATGCTCGAAGGACTGTGTTTTCATTAATGTAGATGCTGGCTGTTTTGAGGAGGGGTGGATGGCAATGGGCATGGTGATTCGGGACAGCAAGAGAAAGGTAATTCTGTTGACGTGTAGTCGAAGGAGAATGAGTGTGGAACCAGAGCTTGCGGAAGCTATGGCGATAGAATGGGGGATCTTGCTGGCGCTTCAACTTAACCACAAAACCATTGTTCTGATCTTTGATGCCAAGAGGGTCGTTGATAATTTAAATGGTCTGGAGGTTATTGCCAACATTGAACCTGTTTTGGTGGACTGCAAGAATCTTCTAAAACAGTTTCATtgtttttctgttattttttgtAATTGTTCCTTTAATGAAGATGCCCATAGATTAGTTGGCATTGGTAGAAGATTAGGGAGTAAGACTTGGCTGGATTTGGTTCCACCTTTTGATGTATCTTTGATTCCGACTTCGGTCTCTGTTTAATGAAGTTCGTtggttatcaaaaaaaaaaaaactgcacattttcctgcagattttaacatggaccaaaagactatttaaacCTAAATTTTATATAGAGAATCAATACTTACACAGATTTAATGATTGGTCtaatttttaatacattaaaatAGATTTGATAGTTTGAATAATTACAAAAATAACTTTGAATTTAAAAAGCATCATGTTAAAATCCAATTGTACTAAC contains:
- the LOC131604798 gene encoding uncharacterized protein LOC131604798, whose translation is MMWKIWKSRNECVFSNAKINPMNVGREAGKYVQEFNAANPEKCLRKRIQMGSEDIECSKDCVFINVDAGCFEEGWMAMGMVIRDSKRKVILLTCSRRRMSVEPELAEAMAIEWGILLALQLNHKTIVLIFDAKRVVDNLNGLEVIANIEPVLVDCKNLLKQFHCFSVIFCNCSFNEDAHRLVGIGRRLGSKTWLDLVPPFDVSLIPTSVSV